TTCTGGGTCCCCGCCCACCCTCGGCTCCTCCGGCTCGGCGGGCGCCTCGAAAATGCTCCTCGCCAGCTTGCGCATTTCCTTCGAGGTGCATTCCAGATAGGAGGAATGCTCCACTCCCCTGTCGGTTGCGTCCACCCGCTTCACCCAGGAAGGGATCACCTTCCGCAGCTCCTCGAGGATCATGTCGGCGTAAAGCTGCGCCTCCGGAAGCGGGTTCGAGCGCATGCGGATCAGCAGTGCCTCATAGGCCTGCCCGCTGGCGTAGATCCCGAGGTTCGAGGTCGCGCCGGCCGGGAGGATGCCGCGCAGCGCGTCGAATGCCTTGGCGCGGATGGATTGGCGCCACACGAAGTCGCTGTCCTCCGCCGACTTCGGATGGCGGGCCGAGAAATAGGACTGCATCACCGGCAGGAGCTCGGCGTACGAGTCGAACAGCCGGTCCATGTCGCCGACGTACCTCGCTCCAAGCGGCGAGTCGAGGATCGCTGCGTCCCGGTAGTAGCGGTAGCGGCCGTTGGGCAGCCTGCTGTCGTACGCGACATATCGCGTCGACTTTTCCATGTAGGACATGAGCCGGCCCCACTCGAGGATCTTGGTGAGGACGTTCGACGCCTGTTCGCAGGCGAGGTGAACGCCGCCAAGCTGGGCAACTGAGTCGTCCCCGTATTCGAAGAAGACCCTGTCGTACAGCTGCTCCGCCCGTGCCAGCCCGATCGTCGCGTCAACCCCCAGGTCGCCGCTTATGTCGAGGTCCCCTACGAACTCGTCGAGGAACAGGCGCCGGAGGCTTTTCGCCGAACGGGAGTACCTCGCGAACAGGGCCCCCTTGACCACCTCCGGCAGGTTGACCAGCGCGAAAACGGGGGCGTCGAGGTTGGTGAAATACCGCCGCAGAACCTCGGCTTCCTCGTCGGTCCATTGCTCGACGGCGTACACCCCGGTGTCCAAGTAGCCCATAATCGCGGAGTCCAACACTACGAGGGCGCGGCCTCGTGTGTGGGGACCCTAATTGCCGACGACCGATGAGGCGGCGACCACTCCCCTCATCAAACGGTCTGCAGCGGAACGAGCCGCCGAGGCGGTGGCCGGATCGGGTGCCACGTCGCCGAGCTGGCGTAGCAGGTCGACCAGCTGCTTCACGTTGCGGACGAAGTCCCCGCCGGATATCTCCTCGTCCTCGATCACCTCGGCGAGCTCCTCCCCCGCCGCCCAGGCCGCCGCCAGCCCGGCGAATCCCGGGTCCGGCCGGCGGGTGAGGGGAAGGCCGGCCTCGTCCTCGGCGGTGTTCAGCTCCGCACCGAGGCGATCGATCTCGACCCATCGCCGGCGTACCCGTGGGGTTGGGAACCACGCCGTTCCCTCGGCAGGACCCCGAGCCTCGAACGTGAACGCCGAAACGGTCCCGGCGAGCTCGGCCGTCTCGAGGCCGTCCAACAGCCCCTGCCCCAGGCACTCCGCTATCAGCAGGTCCTCTTCGTGGTAGATCCGGGCGAGTCGCTCCCCAGCGTCTGTCAACGACCACCCGTCGACGTACCCCCACGCCTCCAGCACCCTGAGGACCCGGTCGAACTGACGGGCCAAAGACTCGACCCGGCCCTTGACCCGGCGCTGGAGCCGCTCGGCGTCGCGTGCCAGCCGGTCGGCCCGGTCAAGGGCCCTCACGTGCGCCCGCTCGTCCGGGCAGGACGCCACCGGGTGCCGGGCGGCGGCGCCGGCCTGCGACATGGCGACCTCGCCCCTCCACTGACGGCGCGAGGAGACTCCGTAGTCGGGCCGATCGTCGAGCCGGGCGGCGAGCAAGGCCGAAGCCACCTGCTTCTGGAACGCCGAGTTGTTCGGCGTATACGGCGACGGGAGGTTCACCGCGGCGACCGGCTTCGGAGGAGCAGGAAAGTTCTTGGGACCGAGCGACAACAACCTCCCGTCGGCGGTGACCGCGCGCAGCCGCACGTCGCCCCCGCGACGCCGAGCCGTGGAAAGCACCGCCACCCGTCCTCCCGCCCGCGCTCCTGGAACCAGCAACACGTCGCCGGGCCGGACCTTTTCGAGCGCGGCCAGCACCTCGGCCGTCATCGACGGGCGGTGCCGGGCCGACTCTTCGCTGGCCCGGAGGAGCCGGCGGTACTCCTCCACGTCCCCTCGATCGCATTTCGCCGCCGCCTTGGCCTCCTCGAGAGCCGTGGTGGTGCGTTCGAGTTGCGCTTCCAGCCGGACGACGTCACTGTCGGCGCGGTACTGCGCGAACGAGAGGTTCAGAAGGTGATGGGCCACGTCGGGCGGGTACCGGCGAACCAGGTTGGCCGCCATGTTGTACGTAGGCCTGAAGCTGCTCGTCAACGTGTAGCTGCGCGCGCCGGCGAGCCCGGCGACTTGTTCGAACGGGACGAACGGCGACCAAAGCACAACCGCGTACCCCACCTCGTCGATGCCCCTGCGGCCCGCCCGGCCGGTCAGCTGGGTGTACTCACCCGGGGTGAGGAACTCGTGGCGCTCCCCGGTGAACTTGGTGAGCTTCTCGATGACCACCGTTCTCGCCGGCATGTTGATCCCGAGAGCGAGGGTTTCCGTCGCGAAGACCGCCTTGACGAGGCCGGCGGCGAAGCACGCCTCAACCGCCTCCTTGAACGGAGGCACCATCCCGGCGTGGTGGGCGGCGAAACCCGCCTCGAGCCCGTTGAGCCACCCCGGGTAGTCGAGAACGCGAAGGTCCTCGTCGGTGAGCGACCCCACGTGGCTCTCGGCGATGATCCGGATCTGCCGTCGCTCCTCGGCCGTCGTCAGCCTCCCGCCTTCCCTCACGCACTGCACGACGGCGTCGTCGCACGCCGCCCGGCTGAAAATGAAGTAGATCGCCGGGAGCATGTCTTGATCGGCGAGCAGGTCGATGACCTCGATTCTCCTCGGCGTAAAAAGACGTCCCCTTGGTTTGCCGCGCATCCCGGCATGACGGAGCGTCTTGGAGTCGAGAGCGGCAGCCTCCGCGTTGGGCCGGCCATCAACGAGGGTCGACATCAACAGGAGGCGGTCGGAGGTCTTGTCTCCCAGCAGGTAGAGGTCGTGCAGCTCTACGGGCCGATGATCTTCGATAACCGCATTCGTCTCTCCGCGGACGGTTGCGATCCAATCGGCAAGCTCCTCGGCGTTCGAGACGGTCGCAGAGAGGCAGACCAGATCGACCTCGGGCGGAGCGTGAATGATCACCTCTTCCCAGACGGGACCGCGGTAGGCGTTCTGGAGGTAGTGGACTTCGTCGAGGACGACGTATCGAAGCCCCTGCAACGAACCCGAAGCGGCGTAGATCATGTTCCGTAGGACTTCGGTCGTCATCACGACGATCGGCGCGTTGCCGTTTATCGAGTTGTCGCCCGTCAACAGTCCGACCTGGTTCGCTCCGTGGCGCTCGACGAGCTCGCCGTACTTCTGGTTCGAAAGCGCTTTCAGCGGCGTTGTATAGAACGCTTTGCGACCTTCGGAGAGCGCCTTGGCGACCGCGTACTGGGCGACCACCGTCTTGCCCGAGCCGGTCGGCGCGGCGACGACGACGCTCCCACCCGAGTCGAGAGCATCGAGTGCATTGCGTTGGAACGCGTCGAGCTCGAAACCGAGGTCTGCTTCGAACTTGGCGCGGACGGCATCCATCCGCTGCTCTACTTCTTCAAGAGGCGGCCCACAAGGATCGCCGACTCGTAGAAGAAGAGCATCGGAACGGCCATCGCGAGGAAAGAAAACGGGTCGCTGCTCGGCGTGATCACCGCGGCCACCAAGCAAATCACCACGATGGCCGGCCGCCGCCACCTCCGCCACGTGGCGCTCGGTACTACCTCCACCAGCTGCAGGAAAACGACGAGCAGCGGGTAGATGAAAACCACCCCGAAGATGAGGCACATCGTGACGTAGAGGGTGAAGTATCTCGTCGGGGAGAACAGCGGGACGATCCCCGTGCCGCTGACATCGATCAGCCAGGTGAGGGCTTTCGGAAACACCAAGATCGCGGTGGTCACCCCGCCGGCGAAGAGCGCGACCGCGGAGGTGACGAACGGAATGATGTATCGCTTCTCGTTCTTATAGAGGGCCGGTGTGACGAAACGCCAGACCTGCCACAAGATGACCGGCGACGCGAGCGCGATCCCGCCGTACGCGCTCACCTTCAGCCTGGTCGTGAAACCTTCGAGCGGCCCGGTTGCAACCAGGTTGCCGTTGGAGATGTTCTTCTGCCGATGATGGGCGAGGAAATCGTGGTAAGGGTGCAGCATGAAGCGGATGGCGTCGTTGTAGAAGAACCAGGCGATTGCGGTCCCGACCGCGATCGCGACGAACGCGATGATCAGCCTTTGGCGCAGCTCGGCAATATGCTCGAAGAGCGTCATCTTGCCGAGCTCCTGCTCGCCGGTGCGGCCGGCGCGGGGCTCCCGCTCGCCGGAACCCGTCTCGATGGGTGGAGCGGGCAGCGAGAACGGGTCCCCCCTGTCGTCCGCCAGAGCCACGATGGTTAGTTCAGGGTCGGGTCGTCGGGCGTGCCGGGCGGCAGGTTGGCACCGGCACGTGGCGTCTGTGGCTCAGGAGGGGCCAACGTCGAGCTGACGGCGTCCCGCACGGAGCGGCGTACGTCCGGGATCTTGAACTCGGAGACCGCCGAGTTGACCATCTCGGTCGGCTCAGCCAAGGCGGACCGGACCTCCTCGTGGAAGCCACTCGACATCTGCCGCAGGGTCGCCACGAACCTGCCCATCGACCGGGCCGCCTGCGGGAGACGGTTGGGACCGAGGACGATCAGGGCAATCACGCCCACGAGAAACAGCTTCTCGGGGCTGAAATTGAACACGCAAAGAGTGTAATCGGGGGGCCAGCCTTGCGCGGGGCGGTGATAGCCGCCCGGGCAGCCTGTTTCAGTCCGTCTGGGAACCCCGCCGCTGGACCCTGAGCGGCCGCATGGCCTCTCGCAGCGCGACAGTGCGCAGATAGAGGTGGCGCACCGAAGCCGCCAGGGAGACAGAACCTGCCGCGCCGAGTAAGAGCGCGACTGACCAGGATTTGCTCATCGCCTAGGCCAGGTTAGCCCTGGTTGATGGCGGCGAGCTCGTCGCGCCAGACGTCATCCTCGAGCGCCAGGTGAAACGCCAGGAGATCGTCGTGCGTGATCGCAGGCCCGACCTTGGGCTCCCACAGCTCTGCCGGGAGGTTCCACATGACCACTTCGGCGCCGGCGCCGCTCAGGGCGGCGAACACCCGTTCCCCCGCCTCCTTGTTGGTGATCAGGTGGCAATCGGGGCACTGGAAGGAGTACGTGGCTACTGCGGTGGGCGAGCAAACCTGGATCTGGACCTGATCGATGTCGAGCTCGACATCGCCGCAGTCCGGGCATGTGGCCTTGACGATCGCCACCCTCGCTCCTCCTTCCGGCTTTAGTGGTACCTCCTTTATCGGCGCGACTAACGCCCTCTTGAGCAGGCAGGATGAAAAGGTGGCAAATCCCGTCCGCCCGCCCATCGGTTTTGCCCACCGGGGAGCCCGCTCGGAACGCCGTGAAAACACCCTCGCGGCCTTCTCGCGGGCTCTGGAGCTGGGGGCCACCGGTCTCGAAAGCGACGCTTGGGTCACTGCGGACGGCGTTGTCGTGCTCGACCACGACGGCGTGTTCGGGATGCCGTGGAGGCGCAGGCCAGTCGCCGAGCTACGGCGGGGCTCCCTGCCCCGGCACGTTCCTTCGCTGGCGGATCTCTACGGGCAGCTGGGCACGGGCTACGAACTGTCCCTCGACCTGAAGGACCCCGCGGCGTTCGAGGCGATCCTCGCGGTCGCAGCCGAATTCGGGGGGACGGAGCGGCTTTGGCTGTGCGACGACGACCTGCAGCGGGTGGTCCGCCTGTCGAGGTCAGCCAGCCCGGCCCACACGGTGTTGTCGACCCACCTGAGCGAGCTCGAGCGGGCGCTACAGGGAGGGCTGCCCGAGGCTTTTTCCCTCGTGGCCGGCGCGGGTGCCGCGGCGATCAACCTGCACGGGAGCGAGTGGAATTCCGACCGGGTGCGCCTGGTTCACGACGCCGGTCTGCTGGCTTTCGCGTGGGACGCGCAGTCCGAGTACCACATCTCCCGCCTGGTTCGCCTCGGTATCGACGGGATTTACTCGGATTTCGTGGATCGCCTGGTCGCGGCAATTTCGCCGGTCACCGAGCCCCGGTGAGGTTCAGAGGCCCCCGATACGAGAGACCGGCCAGACCCGGACGAACGCCCGCCCGATGAACAGCTTGTCCGAGACCGGTCCGATGATCCGGGAGTCCGCGGAATCGCCCCGGTTGTCGCCCATCATGAAGTAGCGGCCGGACGGAACGAACGTCGGCGGGAAGGAACTCGTCGTCTCTCCTTTCGGCAGCCACGACTCCTTCAGCAGTCGCCCGTCGATGTAGACCGAGCCCCCGTGCGCCGAGATGGTCTCGCCCGGCAGGCCGATGACCCGCTTGATGAGGTCCTTGACGCCGGGGCTGTAGTCGTTGGCCGGCCTCTTGAAAACGACGATGTCCCCCCGGTGCACCGAGTGAACGTCGTAGCTGAGCTTGTTGACCAGGACCCGATCGCCTACCTGAAGCGTCGGTTGCATCGAGCCTGACGGAATGTAGAACGGCTCGATCGCGAAGCTTCGGATCAGGAACGCCGCGAGCACGGCGACGACGAGGATGACCGCCCACTCGATGGCGACCTTGCGCCCGTGGCGATCCGTGGTCCGCTGCGGAGAAGCGGCTGCGGCCTTTTCCCTCTCCGCCAGATCCTCCCCTGGCGGCGGATGATCCGAACCTGGAGCTCGCTGGCCCCAGCCAGCGTCATCTGGTCGGTCCGGCTGGTTAGGCCACCAGGGAAACTCTTCCCCCACCGCCGGTTCGCTGGCCCCAGCGGATTGCCCGGCGCCGGTGGGTGTCCCGGCCCCAGCGGGTTGCCCGGGCCCAGCCGATTGTCCCCCGGCGGGTTGGCCCGTCCCGGAGGAACGTTCCCCCGAATCGGGTTCGTCTGGGGCCCACACGGGCGGAAACCCTACTGAAATCCGGTTCAGCGCCGGTACCGCGCGAGAACGCGGCTTGCCGCGTCTGGCCCCGTCCGAGAGTTGCCCTCGACGAGCCGGACGTTCGCGCCTCCCCGAAGGAGCAGGCGCTCGAGCCAGGCGGGCCCTGCGACGCGGAGACTGACGCGCAATACGCCGCCGGGAAGCTGAACCACGTCCTCGTTGGGATACTGCTCGGCGATCCAGTGGGCCGGTGGGTCGAGGTCCAGCACGACCAGGTCGTCCTCTGGACGAGGGCGGTAGATCGCGGCGTCGACGTCGGCGATGGCATCCGGCGGCTCGAACGTCTCGGCCAGAGCTTCCGACCCGGTGACTCGGTCCACCCGGAACAGGCGCTCGGCTTCGACCGACTCGCACCAGGCCTGGAGGTACCAGTGACCGCCGGCATTGAAGACCCTCCAGGGGCGCACCACCCGAGTGCTGTGCCCGTCGCGGCCGAACGAGTAGTACTCGATGCGGACCTTGTGCCGGGACGCCGCGGCCCGCCGGAGTTCGTCGAGCACGCTCGCCGGCGCCGGACCCAACTCGACGTCGAGACCGTCGTCCGCGCCGAGTCCCAATACGGTCTCGAGCTTCCAGACAGCCCTCGCCAGGGCGCCGTCTTTGTCGGCTCCGGGAACATCGAGGAAAGCTGATGCGGCCGAGGCCAGTGCCATGCCCTCGTGAGGGCTGAGCCTCAACGGACGGCGGAAGTAGTCGGCCATCCGGACCCACACGCGCCCATCGGCGACGTCGACGTCGATGAGCATGTCGGGGGTGAACGGGTAAAGGCCGCACAGGAATAGGAGGTTCAGCTCGGAGAGAAGCTCCTCCTCGGGAATGTCGAACCGGCGGCAGACTTCTTCGATCTTGGGCCCGTCGTGCGCGGCGATCCACGGGACGATGTCGAGGAGCCGGCCCAGCCGTATGTCGGCGGGCGCCCTAGGCACGCCCGGCCCCTTTGACGATCTCCTGCAACCATCCGACCATGTCGCTCCGGAGCGCCGGCGGTCCGAGCACTTCGACGTGGTCCAGGAACCCGAGGACAAGGGATCGAAAGGCCGGCAGGTTCCGCACCGGAAAACTGAAAACCACCGAACCGTCCGCCCTCGCCTCCTCGCTCCCCTCCCCTTCCAGCGAGTCGCGGACAAATCGCACCTGGTCTGGGTCGGCCAGCACCTGCGCCACGATCTCCTCTTCCTCACCGATCCGCCACGCAGGAGGCGGCTTGGCTGCCACGCCGGTAGGCCGCTCGAACGCCTTGGACGGCCCTTCAGCCTCTAAGGTTCCCTCGACCCTGTCGAGGCGGAACAACCGCTCCTCCTCGCGACCGTGGTCGTACCCCGCCAGGTACCAGCGTCCTCGGCGGAACGACAGCCTCCAAGGGTCTACGAGACGCTGTTCCCCCCGGTACCGGAACCGGAGCCGGCGCCTTTCTCCGATCGCGGCGAAGGCGGCCGCGGCAGCGTCCTCCCCCGGCAGCGCCGCCAGACGGACCGGTTGCTCCCGCTGTGCCCGGGCACCCCCATTGCCGGAGGGTGGGGCGTCGCCGTCAGGGACCGCGCCTCCAAGCTTGCGCAACGCCCGGGTGACGGCTTGGTCCGCCCATGGGCTGTCAACTTGAACCGCCGATGCCGCCAGCCGGAGTGCGGCCAGCTCGGAGTCGTCGAGACCGGGATCGGGCAGCTCGTACCGCTCCCGCGGTATGCGGTAGCCGACATCGTCTCCGAGGTTTTGGTCGACCGGCTCGGTGAGAAGCGGCATTCCCATGTCGCGCAGAAGTTCCTTGTCGCGCTCGAAGTTGCGCCGGAACGCCTCGGGATCGTCCGAGTAGCCCTCGATCCTTTCGCGGATCTCCGAACGGGTGAGCGGCCTGTCCGTGTCGATAAGTGCCGCGACCAGGTTGACCAGGCGCTCTAACCGATCCACAGCGCTCAGAGTGAGGCGATGAGCTTCTCGACCCGGTCGTCTCGGGCCTTGAACGGGTCCTTGCAGAGAACGGTTCTCTGAGCCTGGTCGTTGAGCTTGAGATGCACCCAGTCGACGGTGAAGTCGCGCCGGCGCTCTTTGGCCCGCCGGATGAACTCACCGCGCAGCCGCGCCCTGGTGGTCTGCGGAGGCTGCTCCATCGCTGTCTCGATGTCCTCGTCGGTGCAGGTTCGCTCAACCATGCCCCGCGCCTGCATCTTGTAAAAGAGGCCACGGGTACGGCTCACGTCGTGGTATTGAAGGTCCATCAGCGCGACCTTCGGGTGAGTCAATGACACGCCTTCACGCCCACGGTAGTGCTCGATCAGACGGTGCTTGATCACCCAGTCGCACTCGCGGTCCAACGTCCATGGGTCTTTTTCCAGACCCTCGAGACAGTGCTCCCACATGGCGAGCGCTTGGTCCTCGAGAGGCGAAAGTCCCTTGGATTCCTGGTAACGCTTCGCGCGGTTGAAGTACTCGGACTGAATGTCGAGCGCACTCGCTTCACGCCCGTTGGCGAGCCGAACCTTGCGCCGCAGTGTGGTGTCGTGGCTGATCTCTCGTATGGCCCGGATGGGGTTCTCGAGCGTCATGTCGCGAAGGACCACCGCGGGATCCTCGAGCATGCGAAGCAAGATGCTGGTCGCGCCCACCTTCAAGAAGGTCGCGTACTCGCTCATGTTGGAGTCCCCAACGATCACGTGCAGCCGCCGGAAACGTTCGGCATCCGCGTGCGGTTCGTCCCTTGTGTTGATGATTGGCCGGCTTCGTGTCGTCGCAGACGAGACGCCTTCCCAGATGTGCTCGGCGCGCTGGCTTATGCAGTACATCGCTCCGCGGGCGGTCTGCAGCACCTTGCCGGCGCCGGCGTAGATCTGCCGGGACACGAGGAACGGGATCAGCACCTCGGCGTAATGCCCGAAGTCGTCGCGGCGGCTGGTGAGGTAGTTCTCGTGGCAGCCGTACGAGTTGCCGGCCGAGTCCGTGTTGTTCTTGAAGAGGAAGACGACTCCGCGGATCCCTTCCTCGCGAAGGCGCGCTTCGGCAGACGTCACCAGGTTCTCGAGGATCCGCTCCCCCGCCTTGTCGTGCACCACCAGGTCGGCAATCGAATCGCACTCCGGGGTTGCGTACTCGGGATGGCTGCCGACATCCAGGTACAGGCGCGCCCCGTTCTCCAGGAACACGTTTGATGAGCGGCCCCAGCTGACCACCCGCCTGAACAGGTAGCGGGCAACCTCGTCCGGGCTGAGGCGTCGTTGGCCGCGCAAGGTACAGGTGACTCCGTACTCGTTTTCGAGCCCGAAAATGCGCCTGTCCATACCGTGGCGCACGCTAGCGCCTGTTGATCGCTTCGGCGGCGGATTCACGGGCCAACCCCCGCGTCAGCCCTGCTCCGCCTCCTCCGCCCCGGGCGTCATCCGCTCTCGGATGGCGGTGACGACCGTCGGATCCAGCAACGTCGTGACGTCCCCAAGCTCGCGCTGCTCGGCGACGTCGCGAAGCAGCCGGCGCATGATCTTGCCGCTGCGGGTCTTGGGCAGCTCGGGAGTCAGCATGATCTGCCTCGGTTTGGCGATCGGCCCGATCTCCTTTGCGACGTGATCACGCAGCTCGGCGACGAACACCTCGCCACCGTCGCCACCGTCCTGCGCCTGGCCCTTCACCGTGACGAACGCCACGATGGCCTGGCCGGTGGTCGGGTCGTTGGCGCCCACCACCGCAGCCTCGGCGACCCTCGGATGGCCCACGAGCGCGTGCTCCACCTCGGTCGTGGAGATCCGGTGGCCCGACACGTTCATGACGTCGTCGACCCTGCCGAGAAGCCAGATGTCGCCGTCGTCGTCTCGCTTGGCGCCGTCGCCGGCGAAGTACATCCCCGGGAATCGCGAC
The genomic region above belongs to Acidimicrobiales bacterium and contains:
- the lepB gene encoding signal peptidase I; the protein is MGEEFPWWPNQPDRPDDAGWGQRAPGSDHPPPGEDLAEREKAAAASPQRTTDRHGRKVAIEWAVILVVAVLAAFLIRSFAIEPFYIPSGSMQPTLQVGDRVLVNKLSYDVHSVHRGDIVVFKRPANDYSPGVKDLIKRVIGLPGETISAHGGSVYIDGRLLKESWLPKGETTSSFPPTFVPSGRYFMMGDNRGDSADSRIIGPVSDKLFIGRAFVRVWPVSRIGGL
- a CDS encoding FAD-dependent thymidylate synthase; amino-acid sequence: MGYLDTGVYAVEQWTDEEAEVLRRYFTNLDAPVFALVNLPEVVKGALFARYSRSAKSLRRLFLDEFVGDLDISGDLGVDATIGLARAEQLYDRVFFEYGDDSVAQLGGVHLACEQASNVLTKILEWGRLMSYMEKSTRYVAYDSRLPNGRYRYYRDAAILDSPLGARYVGDMDRLFDSYAELLPVMQSYFSARHPKSAEDSDFVWRQSIRAKAFDALRGILPAGATSNLGIYASGQAYEALLIRMRSNPLPEAQLYADMILEELRKVIPSWVKRVDATDRGVEHSSYLECTSKEMRKLARSIFEAPAEPEEPRVGGDPEVELVDWDPDAEVKLVAAMLYPYTDLSEHRVQEKVARMSVEERSRVVRAYAGDRNNRRHKPGRALERVGYRFDVVSDYGAFRDLQRHRLLTVEWQDLTPSNGYTIPASVVEAGGEGAYSAAMARSSGLYHLLAERFVPGQAAYAVALAFRIRYTMQFNAREAMHLIELRTSSQGHPEYRKVCQQMHRLIAEKAGHSVIAEMMTHVDPADYEQEGLERLSGERRAALKRQEKARISP
- a CDS encoding twin-arginine translocase TatA/TatE family subunit, translating into MFNFSPEKLFLVGVIALIVLGPNRLPQAARSMGRFVATLRQMSSGFHEEVRSALAEPTEMVNSAVSEFKIPDVRRSVRDAVSSTLAPPEPQTPRAGANLPPGTPDDPTLN
- a CDS encoding WYL domain-containing protein; the encoded protein is MPRAPADIRLGRLLDIVPWIAAHDGPKIEEVCRRFDIPEEELLSELNLLFLCGLYPFTPDMLIDVDVADGRVWVRMADYFRRPLRLSPHEGMALASAASAFLDVPGADKDGALARAVWKLETVLGLGADDGLDVELGPAPASVLDELRRAAASRHKVRIEYYSFGRDGHSTRVVRPWRVFNAGGHWYLQAWCESVEAERLFRVDRVTGSEALAETFEPPDAIADVDAAIYRPRPEDDLVVLDLDPPAHWIAEQYPNEDVVQLPGGVLRVSLRVAGPAWLERLLLRGGANVRLVEGNSRTGPDAASRVLARYRR
- the tatC gene encoding twin-arginine translocase subunit TatC; translation: MALADDRGDPFSLPAPPIETGSGEREPRAGRTGEQELGKMTLFEHIAELRQRLIIAFVAIAVGTAIAWFFYNDAIRFMLHPYHDFLAHHRQKNISNGNLVATGPLEGFTTRLKVSAYGGIALASPVILWQVWRFVTPALYKNEKRYIIPFVTSAVALFAGGVTTAILVFPKALTWLIDVSGTGIVPLFSPTRYFTLYVTMCLIFGVVFIYPLLVVFLQLVEVVPSATWRRWRRPAIVVICLVAAVITPSSDPFSFLAMAVPMLFFYESAILVGRLLKK
- a CDS encoding DEAD/DEAH box helicase → MDAVRAKFEADLGFELDAFQRNALDALDSGGSVVVAAPTGSGKTVVAQYAVAKALSEGRKAFYTTPLKALSNQKYGELVERHGANQVGLLTGDNSINGNAPIVVMTTEVLRNMIYAASGSLQGLRYVVLDEVHYLQNAYRGPVWEEVIIHAPPEVDLVCLSATVSNAEELADWIATVRGETNAVIEDHRPVELHDLYLLGDKTSDRLLLMSTLVDGRPNAEAAALDSKTLRHAGMRGKPRGRLFTPRRIEVIDLLADQDMLPAIYFIFSRAACDDAVVQCVREGGRLTTAEERRQIRIIAESHVGSLTDEDLRVLDYPGWLNGLEAGFAAHHAGMVPPFKEAVEACFAAGLVKAVFATETLALGINMPARTVVIEKLTKFTGERHEFLTPGEYTQLTGRAGRRGIDEVGYAVVLWSPFVPFEQVAGLAGARSYTLTSSFRPTYNMAANLVRRYPPDVAHHLLNLSFAQYRADSDVVRLEAQLERTTTALEEAKAAAKCDRGDVEEYRRLLRASEESARHRPSMTAEVLAALEKVRPGDVLLVPGARAGGRVAVLSTARRRGGDVRLRAVTADGRLLSLGPKNFPAPPKPVAAVNLPSPYTPNNSAFQKQVASALLAARLDDRPDYGVSSRRQWRGEVAMSQAGAAARHPVASCPDERAHVRALDRADRLARDAERLQRRVKGRVESLARQFDRVLRVLEAWGYVDGWSLTDAGERLARIYHEEDLLIAECLGQGLLDGLETAELAGTVSAFTFEARGPAEGTAWFPTPRVRRRWVEIDRLGAELNTAEDEAGLPLTRRPDPGFAGLAAAWAAGEELAEVIEDEEISGGDFVRNVKQLVDLLRQLGDVAPDPATASAARSAADRLMRGVVAASSVVGN
- the pafA gene encoding Pup--protein ligase produces the protein MDRRIFGLENEYGVTCTLRGQRRLSPDEVARYLFRRVVSWGRSSNVFLENGARLYLDVGSHPEYATPECDSIADLVVHDKAGERILENLVTSAEARLREEGIRGVVFLFKNNTDSAGNSYGCHENYLTSRRDDFGHYAEVLIPFLVSRQIYAGAGKVLQTARGAMYCISQRAEHIWEGVSSATTRSRPIINTRDEPHADAERFRRLHVIVGDSNMSEYATFLKVGATSILLRMLEDPAVVLRDMTLENPIRAIREISHDTTLRRKVRLANGREASALDIQSEYFNRAKRYQESKGLSPLEDQALAMWEHCLEGLEKDPWTLDRECDWVIKHRLIEHYRGREGVSLTHPKVALMDLQYHDVSRTRGLFYKMQARGMVERTCTDEDIETAMEQPPQTTRARLRGEFIRRAKERRRDFTVDWVHLKLNDQAQRTVLCKDPFKARDDRVEKLIASL
- a CDS encoding glycerophosphodiester phosphodiesterase, which encodes MANPVRPPIGFAHRGARSERRENTLAAFSRALELGATGLESDAWVTADGVVVLDHDGVFGMPWRRRPVAELRRGSLPRHVPSLADLYGQLGTGYELSLDLKDPAAFEAILAVAAEFGGTERLWLCDDDLQRVVRLSRSASPAHTVLSTHLSELERALQGGLPEAFSLVAGAGAAAINLHGSEWNSDRVRLVHDAGLLAFAWDAQSEYHISRLVRLGIDGIYSDFVDRLVAAISPVTEPR
- a CDS encoding WYL domain-containing protein, with amino-acid sequence MDRLERLVNLVAALIDTDRPLTRSEIRERIEGYSDDPEAFRRNFERDKELLRDMGMPLLTEPVDQNLGDDVGYRIPRERYELPDPGLDDSELAALRLAASAVQVDSPWADQAVTRALRKLGGAVPDGDAPPSGNGGARAQREQPVRLAALPGEDAAAAAFAAIGERRRLRFRYRGEQRLVDPWRLSFRRGRWYLAGYDHGREEERLFRLDRVEGTLEAEGPSKAFERPTGVAAKPPPAWRIGEEEEIVAQVLADPDQVRFVRDSLEGEGSEEARADGSVVFSFPVRNLPAFRSLVLGFLDHVEVLGPPALRSDMVGWLQEIVKGAGRA